In one window of Maribacter sp. BPC-D8 DNA:
- a CDS encoding RagB/SusD family nutrient uptake outer membrane protein: MKKKLIYLFSLFAAMSACSDDFTEQPAIGALSDAAVQNEDGVELLLIGAYSTLDGIRNNLAGNGFAASGDNWWFDVLADDAHKGSTDGDQAELFEMETYNWTTANPYILGKWSSTFAGINRSNAVIALIATIEDADLTGKLAEARFLRGHFNFELQRIYGNVPYISEENYANTEFNQPNSGPIWDQIEADFQFAIDNLPATQAQSGRPTSWAAKAYLGKVHLQQSEWAPAFDLFEEVINDGPYALNPEFVANWESAGENSSEAIFAIQFTADDGQSLNGNIGGVLNFPNPGPFGSCCGFYQPSQDLVNAFQTDGSGLPLLDTFNDTDVANDYGLEDADAFTTHTGPLDPRLDYTVGRRGIDYNRYGTFPGHSWIRATFSDISGPYLPAKNVYQSGDTDNQGTGAWGEQHAGINYHIIRYADVLLMGAEAAAETNDLASALTWTNLVRNRAKNMTYIQNEAGDADAANYAIEPYTSFASQDFARKAVRHERRLELSMEGHRLFDLRRWGNAASVMNEYIANESRTIPNFATKAKTVEAKHNVLPIPLTAIDLSGGILQQNDGF; encoded by the coding sequence ATGAAAAAGAAATTAATTTATTTATTCTCACTATTCGCAGCTATGAGCGCCTGTAGTGATGACTTTACAGAGCAGCCCGCTATTGGTGCTCTTAGTGATGCCGCAGTACAAAATGAAGATGGTGTAGAATTACTTTTAATTGGAGCCTATTCAACATTAGATGGTATACGTAATAACTTAGCAGGAAATGGTTTTGCTGCAAGTGGAGACAACTGGTGGTTTGACGTTTTAGCTGATGATGCACACAAAGGTAGTACCGATGGTGATCAAGCTGAACTTTTTGAAATGGAGACCTACAATTGGACAACAGCCAACCCTTATATATTAGGAAAATGGTCGTCAACTTTTGCTGGTATCAATCGTTCAAATGCCGTTATAGCATTAATTGCAACAATAGAAGATGCTGATTTAACAGGTAAACTTGCTGAAGCTCGTTTTTTACGTGGTCATTTCAATTTTGAATTGCAAAGAATCTACGGAAATGTACCTTACATCTCTGAAGAAAACTATGCAAATACAGAATTTAATCAGCCGAACTCTGGTCCTATCTGGGATCAAATAGAAGCTGACTTTCAATTTGCTATTGATAACTTACCTGCAACTCAAGCGCAATCAGGTAGACCAACTTCTTGGGCTGCTAAAGCGTATTTAGGTAAAGTTCATTTACAACAGTCTGAGTGGGCTCCTGCTTTTGATTTATTCGAAGAAGTAATTAATGATGGTCCTTATGCTTTAAATCCTGAATTTGTAGCGAATTGGGAAAGTGCTGGAGAAAACAGTTCTGAAGCAATTTTTGCAATTCAATTTACTGCAGATGATGGTCAGTCTTTAAATGGAAATATCGGTGGAGTATTAAACTTCCCTAATCCAGGTCCATTTGGTTCTTGCTGTGGTTTTTACCAACCATCTCAAGATTTAGTTAATGCATTTCAAACTGATGGATCAGGTCTTCCTTTATTGGATACTTTTAATGATACTGATGTAGCAAATGATTATGGTCTTGAAGATGCAGATGCATTTACAACACATACAGGTCCTTTAGATCCAAGATTAGATTATACAGTAGGTAGAAGAGGTATTGATTATAACCGTTATGGTACTTTCCCTGGTCATTCTTGGATTCGTGCAACTTTCTCAGATATTTCAGGTCCTTATTTACCAGCTAAAAATGTTTACCAATCAGGCGATACCGACAATCAAGGTACAGGTGCATGGGGTGAGCAACACGCAGGTATCAACTATCACATAATTCGTTATGCTGATGTTTTATTAATGGGAGCTGAAGCTGCTGCTGAAACTAATGACTTAGCATCTGCTTTAACATGGACAAACTTAGTTCGTAACAGAGCTAAGAACATGACTTATATTCAAAATGAAGCTGGTGATGCCGATGCTGCTAACTATGCCATAGAGCCTTATACATCTTTCGCTAGTCAAGACTTCGCTAGAAAGGCTGTTCGTCATGAGCGTCGTTTAGAGCTTAGTATGGAAGGTCACCGTTTGTTTGACCTTAGAAGATGGGGTAACGCCGCAAGTGTAATGAACGAATACATTGCAAATGAAAGTCGTACAATACCTAACTTTGCTACTAAAGCTAAAACTGTTGAAGCAAAACATAATGTATTGCCTATTCCTTTAACTGCTATCGATTTAAGTGGTGGAATTTTACAACAAAATGACGGATTCTAG